TTCAGCATTCTTTCTACAGGTTTCTTTAATTTTTGCTCttcatttgtttgtttttttcccACTACTTGGATATATAATCAAAGCCATACAATGTAAAAAATGGGTTTTCAGAAAGAAAGAAATGGGGTATAATAGCTTATACAAATCTATAAATCTATCTATAGATTATGATGTCTCTTTTTTTCACTCTTATGTTACATGTTGGTTTCCATAGCTTTGATTCCTGGCTAGCTCTTTTTACTTGATTTAACCTCATCATGGTTTAACAAAGTGCTTTGAATTGTTCACTTTTTTCCAAGATGAATTTTGAAACTCGACCGAGAGTATGTATACAAGAAACCAGATTAAGTGCCACAACCACCATACCAAATTCTGTCAAACAGCCAATCCCTTTCATAGACAGCTTCAGAATTTCCTAAGGCCTCGAATCAACACCTTCTTAAGAAAACCATAACAGCAGCCCACCACCCAAATCGAACCCTTCTAGATAGTTCAAAGACCAAACCCACAAAATACTAGAACATCACCTTCATAGCTCAATTCTGTTTCTATCTGAGACCAATTGAAAATAGTAGCTCAACTTTAAATGTCGTCTTGTATACCTAAGAAACAGCTTTACATGCTGAATTATGTAACCGTTTTGGTCCCTTTTTCACCCTGCGGATActaaattattttagtaaattcaaaTAAGAATCAATGAAACTTCATCAATTGCCAATAATTGTTATGGAAGAGTGAAAATGAAGTATATAAACACGGGATTTTTgtgaaatataattaaaatagttgaaaaagcTTGTGTCACCCTCGTGTTAAAATGCACCGCTCTTTGTTTACAGACAATACAAGTAAGCTTGTCCTTTTCCTTTCCTACCTACCTTGTCTTTCTTTTTGGGAATTTCTTTCTTACCTACTTTATTAATTAACCTTCCTccttggttttatttatttttgtttatctaTAAGATTTGGCTTGGTTTAGATTTTagaatatatgtttaaaataatcTCTGTTTAATTAGTTCCAATCTAACCaaatgttttttttcctttctattttcaCCCTTTTGCAGGTTAAGGGATTAGTTTACACTGAAGCATGGGATTTTTAGATGAAGATGGGTTGATTTCAAAAACTAGGTCCATGGTTTTATCCCTCTCAAATATCATTTCAAGGTCACCTACGTTATCTCCCATGCAAGTCCATGAGTGTCAATGTACTGCCTCCATCCATAAACAGTATCTCCACCTACCAGGTCTCAAAACCCTAATATATGAATATAAAAGCCTTCAATTACTGACACCAACTCTCATCATCCATTCCTACACCATCCCTCAGTCACCATCGCCTCCATCGTTAGATTTTATGTCCTTCAGAACTCACTCTGCATCCTACTCTTCTTGGTCCTCTGGGATGGACGATATGCTGGGGACTGAAAGTGGAGTTTACATGATCCATAGTGCGTTGAAAATGATAACGATGGATCATAAAGCCAAAGGTCCTAGTAAACAACGTAATAAGAGGAAGCAAGGGCGTCCAAGGGTGGGAGAATATCCACCCCCAATTCCATTACTAGCAAGAACGGGGAATTTGCCAAGCCACATGCCTTGGATTTTAGCCAGATATTAC
The genomic region above belongs to Gossypium hirsutum isolate 1008001.06 chromosome D05, Gossypium_hirsutum_v2.1, whole genome shotgun sequence and contains:
- the LOC121217840 gene encoding uncharacterized protein, whose product is MGFLDEDGLISKTRSMVLSLSNIISRSPTLSPMQVHECQCTASIHKQYLHLPGLKTLIYEYKSLQLLTPTLIIHSYTIPQSPSPPSLDFMSFRTHSASYSSWSSGMDDMLGTESGVYMIHSALKMITMDHKAKGPSKQRNKRKQGRPRVGEYPPPIPLLARTGNLPSHMPWILARYYSNGRLVLKEEKVKHHEYFEAYRENGRLILDLVPLDGSFRCCHTVFEETNAVEDDEEKEIELENLEFFQGYGELEKVEELDEETDDNDDDDDDDDEDNGNVKHEASMTSALSVPEMCHWSETYGDPRKCLTYSGRFISEMNSVLSQC